One genomic segment of Desulfomicrobium sp. ZS1 includes these proteins:
- a CDS encoding PAS domain-containing hybrid sensor histidine kinase/response regulator, translating into MHSNAGEPRAFYQLFADLASGTLEHVTDPVKCAEYVASQVRELLGVKAVAVVACQGHGSPHRLLAVRPLRQEALFKKAAVEQLIHASHASHLAMTVSPEDRTVSGELLRSLGLSDSVIVPLRIGSEVIGALVLLGLMDTRGIETIVHSLDRLSSLLALIMRQADQYRDLELAVRERTAELQATRDRLEEQHAFLSSLLSSLPNPVFVQDIHGRILRCNDAFSVLVGKSGQELVGEHESRLRDSFVLEPTKNEGLGPDEFECRAADGCMRRMLSSCAPFHTKQGQLAGFINVLTDVSDLAAARRAAEASSRAKSEFLANMSHEVRTPLNGIVGMLQLLSHTYLDAEQKEFVFTAIRSSKRLTQLLTDILEISRIEAGKLDIVVQEFHFVDLRDSVRDLFVIPAKAKGLELSFEIDESIPSHVVGDEGRLRQILFNLVGNATKFTPRGSVQVTARRLDLGEQMYVEFTVRDTGVGIPRERQDDIFNAFTQVDGSAVRQHGGVGLGLAIVRRLVDMMDGTITVQSEPGQGTSMTVRVPLLPGRSVCEVLEEPPLPEVRDKHVLVVEDDPVNQLALTRMLRKLGHFSTLARNGQEALDLLSLEDFDCVLMDIQMPIMDGLEATSRIRSGTIGRVSPEIPVIALTGHAMPGDREHFLACGMTAYLSKPVDMNSLSRLIAQLTS; encoded by the coding sequence ATGCACAGTAATGCCGGAGAGCCGCGGGCCTTTTACCAGCTTTTTGCCGATCTGGCCTCGGGAACTCTTGAGCATGTGACGGATCCGGTGAAGTGCGCTGAATATGTGGCGTCGCAGGTCCGGGAGCTTCTGGGGGTAAAGGCCGTGGCCGTGGTCGCCTGTCAGGGGCACGGAAGTCCGCATCGCCTTTTGGCCGTGCGTCCCTTGCGGCAGGAAGCATTGTTCAAGAAGGCCGCGGTCGAACAACTTATTCATGCCAGTCATGCCTCGCATCTGGCTATGACCGTAAGTCCGGAGGACCGGACCGTGTCCGGCGAATTGCTGCGTTCACTTGGCCTGTCGGATTCCGTGATCGTGCCGCTACGTATTGGCAGTGAAGTGATCGGCGCCCTGGTTTTGCTTGGGCTCATGGACACCAGAGGCATTGAGACCATTGTTCACAGTCTTGACCGGCTGTCGTCCTTGCTGGCCCTGATCATGCGTCAGGCCGATCAGTACCGGGATCTGGAGCTGGCCGTGCGGGAGCGCACCGCCGAGCTGCAGGCTACCCGCGACCGGCTGGAAGAGCAGCACGCCTTCCTGTCATCCCTGCTTTCAAGTTTGCCCAACCCCGTGTTCGTGCAGGACATTCACGGCCGGATTCTGCGGTGCAACGATGCTTTCAGCGTATTGGTCGGAAAGTCCGGGCAGGAACTTGTCGGCGAGCACGAATCCCGGCTTCGGGACTCTTTTGTTCTGGAGCCGACCAAAAATGAGGGGCTGGGGCCGGACGAGTTTGAATGCCGCGCGGCGGACGGCTGCATGCGGCGCATGTTGTCTTCCTGCGCCCCGTTTCATACCAAGCAGGGTCAACTGGCCGGGTTCATAAACGTGCTGACCGATGTCTCGGATCTGGCCGCGGCGCGGCGCGCCGCCGAAGCCTCCAGCCGCGCAAAGTCGGAGTTTCTGGCCAACATGAGCCATGAGGTCCGCACGCCATTGAACGGCATCGTCGGCATGCTGCAGCTTTTGAGTCACACGTACCTGGATGCGGAGCAGAAGGAGTTTGTGTTCACGGCCATCCGCTCATCCAAACGGCTGACCCAGCTCCTGACCGACATCCTCGAGATTTCACGCATCGAGGCAGGCAAGCTGGACATTGTCGTTCAGGAATTTCATTTCGTGGACCTGCGCGACTCCGTGCGCGACCTCTTTGTCATCCCGGCCAAGGCCAAAGGGCTTGAGCTCTCGTTTGAAATCGACGAGTCCATTCCTTCGCATGTGGTGGGCGACGAGGGCCGACTGCGGCAGATTCTTTTCAATCTGGTCGGCAACGCCACGAAGTTCACGCCCCGGGGCAGCGTTCAGGTTACGGCCCGGCGACTGGACCTGGGTGAACAGATGTACGTCGAATTCACGGTCCGGGACACAGGTGTCGGCATCCCCCGGGAGCGGCAGGATGACATATTCAACGCCTTCACCCAGGTCGATGGTTCGGCCGTGCGCCAGCACGGCGGTGTCGGCCTGGGCCTGGCCATCGTCAGGCGTCTGGTGGACATGATGGATGGGACGATAACGGTTCAGAGCGAGCCCGGCCAGGGCACGAGTATGACCGTCAGGGTTCCGCTGCTTCCCGGCCGATCGGTGTGCGAGGTTCTTGAAGAGCCTCCGCTGCCGGAGGTCCGGGACAAGCACGTCCTGGTGGTGGAGGATGACCCTGTCAACCAGTTGGCCCTGACCCGGATGCTCAGAAAGCTTGGCCATTTTTCGACGCTGGCCCGCAATGGCCAGGAGGCCCTCGACCTGCTGTCGCTGGAGGATTTCGATTGCGTGCTCATGGACATCCAGATGCCGATCATGGACGGACTTGAAGCCACCAGCCGAATCCGTTCCGGCACCATCGGTCGCGTGTCTCCTGAAATTCCGGTCATCGCCCTGACCGGACACGCCATGCCGGGAGACCGGGAGCATTTTTTGGCCTGCGGCATGACGGCGTATCTTTCCAAACCTGTGGATATGAATTCGCTGTCTCGCCTCATCGCACAGCTTACATCCTGA
- a CDS encoding DUF2238 domain-containing protein, translated as MRWMQVASHRSYLFFLTCLFGLEFIFLAIEPYHRKDWVLENVLVVVFLLVLFLSAKKFPFSRISYTLIFVFLAIHEIGSHYTYSEVPYDAWFQSAFGTTFNELVGWERNNFDRIVHFLYGLLLAYPIREVYFRVAHADGFWGYFLPLDFAMSTSMLYELIEWGAAEFFGGDLGVAYLGTQGDVWDAHKDMLLASVGALLAMLVTLGLNMWLQKDFAREWSRSLEVKHPEPMGEDEIVRMLEGPGGSGQA; from the coding sequence ATGAGATGGATGCAAGTCGCTTCACACAGGTCATATCTATTTTTTCTGACCTGCCTGTTTGGCCTTGAATTTATTTTCCTGGCCATTGAGCCCTATCACAGAAAGGATTGGGTTCTGGAAAATGTTCTTGTCGTGGTTTTTCTGCTTGTCTTATTTCTTTCCGCGAAAAAATTTCCCTTTTCCAGAATTTCCTACACGCTCATTTTCGTCTTTTTGGCCATCCACGAGATCGGTTCCCATTACACGTATTCCGAGGTCCCCTACGACGCGTGGTTCCAGTCCGCCTTCGGCACGACGTTTAACGAGCTGGTCGGTTGGGAGCGTAACAATTTTGACCGCATCGTGCATTTTCTCTACGGGCTGTTGCTGGCCTATCCCATCCGCGAGGTCTATTTTCGTGTCGCCCACGCGGATGGGTTCTGGGGCTATTTTCTGCCCCTTGATTTCGCCATGTCGACGTCCATGCTCTATGAATTGATCGAATGGGGAGCTGCGGAATTCTTTGGCGGGGATCTGGGTGTTGCCTATCTCGGCACTCAGGGCGATGTCTGGGACGCGCACAAGGATATGCTCCTGGCCAGCGTCGGGGCGCTCCTCGCCATGCTGGTCACTTTGGGCCTGAACATGTGGTTGCAGAAGGATTTCGCACGCGAATGGTCCCGCAGTCTTGAGGTCAAGCATCCAGAACCCATGGGTGAGGATGAGATCGTGCGCATGCTGGAAGGGCCGGGCGGAAGCGGACAGGCTTAG
- a CDS encoding ABC transporter permease — protein sequence MIWLRRILALVRKELQILLADPQSRKLVVIPVLLQVILFPLAATLEVKNNTLAVLSEDGGAASMELTQRFARALAFTEVIQLSGAGQIEGILDNQKAIAVVRFGPDFSRKAAAGLPAPMQVILDGRRSNSSQIAASYIQDITTQYFNEQSLAAGRPPASEILIRHRYNPNLEYQWFILPSLVAIILTVSALILTALSVAREREHGTLDQLLVSPLTPEMIMIGKIFAVLVVGMFQATVIILAAIFVYEVPLSGSLLLIYASSIIYFLALAGVGFFISAICATQQQAFLGAFAFIMPAILLSGYASPVENMPQWLQTATLINPVRHFIVIVKSIFLKDVSTGFVLRSAIPLVLIAAGTLTIAVIIFRRRSG from the coding sequence ATGATCTGGCTGCGCCGCATCCTGGCCCTGGTCAGAAAGGAGCTGCAGATTCTCCTGGCCGACCCGCAAAGCCGCAAACTCGTGGTCATCCCTGTTCTTCTGCAGGTCATCCTCTTCCCCCTGGCCGCCACTCTGGAAGTGAAGAACAACACCCTGGCCGTGCTCAGCGAAGACGGCGGCGCGGCTTCGATGGAACTGACCCAGCGCTTCGCCCGCGCCCTGGCCTTCACGGAGGTCATCCAACTGTCTGGGGCAGGACAGATCGAGGGGATACTCGACAACCAGAAAGCCATCGCGGTGGTCCGCTTCGGGCCGGACTTCTCGCGCAAGGCGGCAGCGGGGCTCCCCGCGCCCATGCAGGTCATCCTTGACGGCCGCCGTTCCAACAGCAGCCAGATCGCGGCCAGTTATATCCAGGACATCACCACGCAGTATTTCAACGAACAAAGCCTGGCCGCAGGACGACCGCCCGCATCGGAGATACTCATCCGCCACCGCTACAACCCGAACCTCGAATACCAGTGGTTCATCCTGCCGAGCCTTGTGGCCATCATCCTGACCGTGAGCGCGCTCATCCTCACGGCCCTGTCCGTAGCCAGGGAACGCGAGCACGGGACCCTGGACCAGCTCCTGGTCTCGCCCCTGACCCCGGAGATGATCATGATCGGCAAAATCTTCGCCGTGCTGGTGGTGGGCATGTTCCAGGCCACGGTCATCATCCTGGCCGCCATTTTCGTTTACGAAGTGCCCCTCTCGGGCTCACTGCTGCTCATCTACGCCAGCTCGATCATCTATTTCCTGGCCCTGGCCGGAGTCGGATTCTTCATCAGCGCCATCTGCGCCACCCAGCAACAGGCTTTTCTGGGGGCGTTCGCCTTCATCATGCCGGCCATCCTGCTTTCGGGCTACGCCTCGCCGGTGGAGAACATGCCCCAGTGGCTACAGACCGCGACTTTGATCAATCCCGTCCGCCACTTCATCGTCATCGTGAAAAGCATATTCTTGAAAGACGTGTCCACCGGGTTCGTGCTCCGCAGCGCCATCCCGCTGGTGCTCATCGCGGCGGGGACGCTGACGATCGCGGTGATCATCTTCCGCAGGCGGTCCGGATAG
- a CDS encoding ABC transporter permease yields the protein MKFLSWRRLAALCLKETRQILRDPSSGVIAFILPMILLVIFGYGLNLDSTRLRMGLCDEDGGPVAASFTAKLTGSTYFEIFPGNRAKLDALLETGIIRGYAVLAQDFSRIVDHNLETAPIQVITDGSEPNTANFIAAFMKNAWQEWQQTRARDLGRDAVQGADMQVRYWYNAAAISRHYLIPGSITIIMTVIGAMLTSLVVAREWERGTMEALLASPVTRTELLLSKLLPYYVLGMISMSVVALSAVYLMGVPFRGSVGALLLVTTVFLLSMLGIGLLISSIMRNQFDSAQTTLNVAFLPAVMLSGAFFVIASMPAPIRALTYLLPPRYLVSSLQTIFLAGDVWEILLPDILFLTGTSVLFLTLTALKTRRRLDS from the coding sequence ATGAAGTTCCTGTCCTGGCGAAGACTCGCCGCCCTTTGCCTGAAGGAGACACGCCAGATTCTGCGCGATCCGAGCAGCGGCGTCATCGCCTTCATCCTGCCCATGATCCTGCTGGTCATCTTCGGCTACGGCCTGAACCTGGACAGCACCCGCCTGCGCATGGGCCTGTGCGACGAGGACGGCGGGCCGGTGGCGGCGTCATTCACGGCCAAACTGACGGGCTCGACCTATTTCGAAATATTCCCCGGCAACCGGGCCAAACTCGACGCCCTGCTCGAGACAGGCATAATACGGGGCTACGCGGTCCTGGCCCAGGACTTCTCGCGCATTGTTGACCATAACCTGGAGACAGCCCCCATCCAGGTCATCACCGACGGATCCGAGCCGAACACGGCAAACTTCATCGCGGCCTTCATGAAAAACGCCTGGCAGGAATGGCAACAGACCAGGGCCCGGGACCTGGGCCGGGACGCCGTCCAGGGCGCGGACATGCAGGTGCGCTACTGGTACAACGCGGCGGCAATCAGCCGCCACTACCTCATCCCAGGCTCCATCACCATCATCATGACCGTCATCGGCGCCATGCTGACCTCCCTGGTCGTGGCCCGCGAATGGGAGCGCGGAACCATGGAGGCCCTGCTGGCCTCGCCCGTGACCCGGACCGAACTACTGCTCTCCAAACTCCTGCCCTATTACGTGCTGGGCATGATCTCCATGTCCGTGGTGGCCTTGAGCGCAGTATATCTGATGGGCGTACCCTTTCGCGGGTCGGTGGGGGCGCTCTTGCTGGTCACGACGGTCTTTTTGCTGAGCATGCTCGGCATTGGTTTGCTCATCTCCTCGATCATGCGCAACCAGTTCGACAGCGCCCAGACGACACTCAATGTGGCCTTTCTGCCGGCCGTCATGCTCTCCGGCGCATTTTTCGTCATCGCCAGCATGCCCGCGCCGATCAGGGCGCTGACCTATCTACTCCCGCCCCGCTACCTCGTCAGCTCCCTGCAAACCATTTTCCTGGCTGGCGATGTCTGGGAAATCCTGCTCCCCGACATCCTCTTCCTGACGGGCACGAGCGTCCTCTTCCTGACCCTGACCGCGCTCAAGACCAGGCGCAGGCTGGACTCATGA
- a CDS encoding ATP-binding cassette domain-containing protein, giving the protein MAAVTLSGVLKTFPGLDKPALAGICGSIEAGVITGIAGPDGAGKTTLMRLMAGLLRPDSGDVTVLGLEPVAAPELRLKVGYMPQKFGLYEDLSVIENLTLHANLRGVTGEERAQTFERLLAFTDLKEFTTRLAGRLSGGMKQKLGLACALLGTPEVLLLDEPGVGVDPISRRELWKMVHELAEEGIAVVWSTAYLDEAEACDEVFLLSQGSLLFTGKPGDLTGRMQGRCLHLGGVEGRRRQALAMLLRQPEVSDGVIQGRNLRIVLKDGAARPDPTALEIPGQPEWKEVAPRFEDAFIDLLGGGPGGESALAATMQPRAEIRESLIRAEALTKNFGSFTATDHVSFEVRQGEIFGLLGPNGAGKSTTFKMMCGLLTPTSGRAEVMGIDLRHSPARARERLGYMAQKFSLYGKLTVRQNLDFFSGVYGLPKPRQRQAVESMIESFHLKQFLGVATDDLALGYKQRIALACAAMHEPDILFLDEPTSGVDPITRREFWNHINGVVEKGVTVMVTTHFMDEAEYCDRIGLVYHGKLIALAPPDDLKASVASPALPDPTMDDAFVELIHRQEQA; this is encoded by the coding sequence ATGGCCGCAGTCACCCTGTCCGGGGTCCTCAAAACCTTTCCCGGCCTGGATAAACCCGCTCTCGCCGGCATCTGCGGCTCCATCGAAGCAGGGGTCATTACCGGCATAGCCGGACCGGACGGCGCGGGCAAAACCACCCTCATGCGCCTCATGGCCGGGCTGTTGCGCCCCGACAGCGGCGACGTGACCGTGCTTGGCCTTGAGCCCGTGGCCGCCCCCGAACTGCGTCTCAAGGTGGGCTACATGCCGCAAAAATTCGGCCTCTACGAAGACCTCTCGGTCATCGAAAACCTGACCCTGCATGCGAACTTGCGGGGCGTGACCGGAGAGGAGCGAGCGCAAACCTTCGAGCGGCTCCTGGCCTTCACCGACCTGAAAGAGTTCACGACGCGCCTGGCCGGACGGCTCTCGGGCGGCATGAAGCAGAAGCTCGGCCTGGCCTGCGCGCTGCTGGGCACGCCGGAGGTGCTCCTGCTCGACGAACCGGGAGTCGGCGTCGACCCCATCTCCCGTCGCGAGCTATGGAAAATGGTGCACGAGCTTGCCGAAGAAGGCATCGCCGTGGTCTGGAGCACCGCCTACCTTGATGAGGCGGAGGCATGCGACGAGGTCTTTCTGCTCAGCCAGGGGAGTCTGCTTTTTACCGGCAAGCCGGGCGATCTCACCGGCCGAATGCAAGGGCGTTGCCTGCATCTTGGCGGCGTCGAAGGCCGCAGGCGGCAGGCCCTGGCGATGCTGCTCCGCCAGCCGGAAGTCAGCGACGGGGTCATCCAGGGACGAAACCTGCGCATCGTCTTAAAGGATGGCGCAGCCCGTCCAGATCCCACGGCCCTCGAAATTCCCGGCCAGCCCGAATGGAAGGAGGTCGCCCCGCGCTTCGAGGACGCCTTCATCGACCTGCTGGGCGGCGGTCCCGGTGGTGAGTCCGCGCTGGCCGCGACCATGCAGCCGCGAGCCGAAATCCGCGAAAGCCTGATCCGGGCCGAAGCGCTGACCAAGAACTTCGGCAGCTTCACGGCCACGGATCATGTCAGTTTCGAGGTGCGGCAGGGAGAAATTTTCGGACTTCTCGGACCCAACGGAGCAGGCAAGTCGACCACCTTCAAAATGATGTGCGGGCTGCTCACGCCCACCTCCGGGCGGGCCGAGGTCATGGGCATCGATCTGCGCCACAGCCCGGCCAGGGCCAGGGAGCGCCTGGGCTACATGGCCCAGAAGTTCTCTCTCTACGGCAAGCTGACCGTGCGCCAAAATCTTGATTTCTTTTCCGGGGTGTACGGGCTGCCCAAGCCCAGACAGCGCCAGGCCGTGGAGTCGATGATCGAGTCCTTCCACCTGAAACAGTTCCTTGGTGTCGCCACCGACGACCTGGCCCTGGGCTACAAGCAGCGCATCGCCCTGGCCTGCGCGGCCATGCATGAACCGGACATCCTTTTTCTCGACGAGCCGACCTCAGGCGTGGATCCCATCACCCGCCGCGAATTCTGGAACCATATCAACGGCGTGGTGGAGAAAGGGGTCACAGTCATGGTCACCACCCATTTCATGGACGAGGCCGAATACTGCGACCGCATCGGCCTGGTCTATCACGGCAAGCTCATAGCCCTGGCCCCGCCGGATGACCTCAAAGCCAGCGTGGCCTCGCCCGCCCTACCCGATCCGACCATGGACGACGCGTTCGTCGAACTCATTCACCGCCAGGAGCAGGCATGA
- a CDS encoding HlyD family efflux transporter periplasmic adaptor subunit — MKRTIIIFLLLAAAVGGWYAWKILNAEQSGSAPVFHGNVDIREVRLGFRVAGRVAEVLKEEGDGVAPAEIVARLDAQPYENAVDQASAQARQLEARLAELQNGTRPEDIEQARKNLTATEAAHENARLIFERQQQLVSSGAVARQDFDTARASFQTARARRDGAKAALDLLLAGTRAEQITQAEASLEAAHAALSQAQTQLADTVLTAPETGVVLTRVVEPGSIVQAGSTALTVSLLSPVRVRAYAPEPQLGLVHPGRKVLVFTDSRPEPYHGQIGDVSARAEFTPKSVETEELRTALVYRFRVTVQDADQGLRQGMPVTLRLED; from the coding sequence ATGAAACGCACCATCATTATATTTCTGCTCCTGGCCGCCGCCGTGGGCGGATGGTATGCCTGGAAAATCCTGAACGCCGAACAGAGTGGCTCGGCTCCGGTGTTCCACGGCAATGTCGATATCCGCGAAGTGCGCCTGGGTTTCAGGGTCGCCGGCAGGGTCGCGGAAGTTCTGAAGGAGGAAGGTGACGGGGTCGCCCCCGCTGAAATAGTGGCCCGGCTTGATGCCCAGCCCTACGAAAACGCGGTGGACCAAGCCAGTGCCCAGGCCCGCCAACTGGAAGCACGGCTCGCGGAGCTCCAAAACGGCACCCGCCCCGAAGACATCGAGCAGGCCCGCAAGAATCTGACGGCAACCGAGGCCGCGCACGAAAATGCCCGCCTCATCTTTGAACGCCAGCAGCAGCTCGTCTCCAGCGGAGCCGTGGCCAGGCAGGACTTCGACACCGCGCGCGCTTCGTTCCAGACGGCCAGGGCCAGACGCGACGGAGCCAAGGCTGCCCTCGATCTGCTCCTGGCCGGAACGCGCGCCGAACAGATCACCCAGGCCGAAGCGAGCCTTGAGGCCGCCCACGCCGCTCTGTCCCAGGCCCAAACCCAGCTGGCCGACACGGTCCTCACCGCGCCCGAGACGGGCGTGGTCCTGACCCGCGTCGTGGAGCCGGGCAGCATCGTCCAGGCCGGCAGCACGGCGCTGACCGTCAGCCTCCTCTCACCCGTCCGTGTCCGGGCCTATGCGCCCGAACCACAGCTCGGCCTTGTTCATCCCGGCCGCAAAGTGCTGGTCTTCACCGATTCGCGGCCCGAACCCTACCACGGGCAGATCGGAGACGTCTCGGCGCGCGCGGAATTCACGCCGAAATCCGTGGAAACCGAAGAGTTGCGCACTGCCCTGGTCTATCGCTTCCGGGTCACCGTGCAGGACGCGGACCAGGGACTCCGGCAAGGCATGCCCGTCACGCTGCGACTTGAGGACTAA
- the prxU gene encoding thioredoxin-dependent peroxiredoxin (Most members of this family contain a selenocysteine.): MGEELAAGCTRPTAEVEQAPEETPQAAATPVQGARPMIQVGKKAPDFAAPAYFNGAFTNIRLSDFLGKWVVLCFYPGDFTFVUATEISAVAEKHAEFAKLGVQVLSMSTDSMFVHKMWVDDELSKMITAKTVPFPMLSDGGGNVGKMYGIYDEASGVDVRGRFLIDPDGNVQAYEVLTPPVGRNVNETLRQIQAFQLVRESKGTEAAPSGWRPGKPTLKPGPGLVGKVWEVWTVDKAFD, encoded by the coding sequence ATGGGAGAAGAATTGGCAGCAGGATGTACCAGGCCCACGGCTGAAGTCGAACAGGCACCGGAAGAGACACCACAAGCAGCGGCAACACCAGTCCAAGGAGCGCGTCCCATGATTCAGGTCGGAAAAAAAGCACCGGACTTCGCAGCTCCGGCATACTTCAATGGCGCTTTTACCAATATCAGACTGTCCGACTTCCTGGGGAAATGGGTGGTGCTGTGCTTCTATCCAGGTGATTTCACCTTTGTCTGAGCAACCGAAATCTCGGCGGTCGCCGAGAAACACGCGGAATTCGCAAAGCTGGGAGTGCAGGTCCTGTCCATGAGCACGGACAGCATGTTCGTGCACAAGATGTGGGTCGACGACGAACTCTCGAAAATGATCACGGCCAAAACCGTGCCCTTCCCCATGCTGTCCGACGGCGGCGGCAATGTCGGCAAAATGTACGGAATTTACGATGAGGCCAGCGGCGTGGATGTGCGTGGCCGCTTTCTCATCGACCCGGACGGAAATGTGCAGGCCTATGAGGTTCTGACTCCTCCGGTGGGCCGCAACGTGAACGAAACCCTCCGCCAGATCCAGGCATTCCAACTGGTGCGCGAGAGCAAGGGCACCGAGGCCGCCCCGTCAGGCTGGCGTCCCGGCAAACCGACCCTCAAACCCGGCCCCGGTCTGGTCGGCAAAGTCTGGGAAGTATGGACCGTGGACAAAGCCTTCGACTAA
- a CDS encoding ammonia-forming cytochrome c nitrite reductase subunit c552 yields the protein MRKNFPLFAMLAVGVALALSACSEATEPVPPTFKTSLKSDEIKNSAFKSEFPLHYETYLRNNESEIMTEYGGSVAYNKHDNVNPLPEGYKHAQPYLKNLWLGYAFSYEYRAARGHTYAIKDILNIDRLNRYAEKADLPATCWNCKGAKMNEWVGKYGDEFWAKDFNEFREEVDMDENTIGCANCHDPATMELRLYSVPLQNHLKAEGKDFKTLPRNEQRALMCGQCHVEYYFTDKGQGPAKKPVFPWAQGKDPEEIYTYYKSHGDTTTPGFEGNFVDWVHPVSKTPMLKAQHPEYETWHNGVHGAAGVSCADCHMSYTRLDGKKKMSNHHWNSPLKDPDMKACRQCHTDKSPEYLKQRVIYTQDKVWEQLMTAQDISVKAHEAIRMANEFEGEKPANYDQLMIDAREMCRKGQFFWDLVSAENSVGFHNPTKALDTLAKSQQYSQKAVDIAIQAAAFTTAQALAGDIKTLVPPIMEHSRELQMNPEHMASHQWFKYLKLTPKTEKIWEGNKRLVPAPAAS from the coding sequence ATGCGTAAAAACTTTCCTCTTTTCGCCATGCTGGCCGTGGGGGTGGCCTTGGCCCTAAGCGCATGTTCCGAAGCGACCGAGCCCGTGCCGCCGACCTTCAAGACCAGCCTCAAATCCGATGAAATCAAGAACTCCGCCTTCAAGTCCGAATTTCCGCTGCATTACGAAACGTACCTGCGCAACAACGAATCCGAGATCATGACCGAATACGGCGGGTCAGTGGCCTATAACAAGCACGACAACGTAAACCCCCTGCCCGAGGGCTACAAACATGCCCAGCCATACCTCAAGAACCTCTGGCTCGGCTATGCCTTCAGCTACGAGTACCGCGCCGCGCGTGGACATACGTACGCCATCAAGGACATTTTGAACATCGATCGCCTGAATCGCTACGCCGAAAAAGCGGACTTGCCCGCCACCTGCTGGAACTGCAAGGGCGCCAAAATGAACGAATGGGTCGGCAAATACGGCGACGAGTTCTGGGCCAAGGATTTCAACGAATTCCGCGAAGAAGTCGACATGGACGAAAACACCATCGGCTGCGCCAACTGTCATGACCCGGCCACCATGGAACTGCGTCTGTATTCCGTGCCCCTGCAGAATCACTTGAAGGCCGAAGGCAAAGATTTCAAGACCCTGCCCCGCAACGAGCAGCGTGCCCTCATGTGCGGCCAGTGCCATGTGGAGTACTACTTCACCGACAAGGGCCAGGGCCCGGCAAAAAAACCGGTCTTCCCCTGGGCGCAGGGCAAGGACCCCGAAGAAATCTACACCTACTACAAGAGCCATGGCGACACCACGACGCCCGGCTTCGAAGGCAACTTCGTGGACTGGGTCCATCCCGTGTCCAAGACCCCCATGCTCAAGGCTCAGCACCCCGAGTACGAAACCTGGCATAACGGCGTGCACGGCGCGGCCGGCGTCAGCTGCGCCGACTGCCACATGAGCTACACCCGCCTGGACGGCAAAAAGAAGATGTCCAACCATCACTGGAACTCGCCCCTGAAGGACCCGGACATGAAGGCCTGTCGCCAGTGCCATACGGACAAGAGCCCCGAATACCTGAAGCAGCGGGTCATCTACACCCAGGACAAGGTCTGGGAACAGCTCATGACCGCCCAGGACATCTCGGTCAAGGCGCATGAGGCCATCCGCATGGCGAATGAGTTCGAAGGCGAAAAACCGGCCAATTACGACCAGCTCATGATCGACGCCCGCGAAATGTGCCGCAAGGGCCAGTTCTTCTGGGATCTGGTATCCGCCGAGAACAGCGTGGGCTTCCACAACCCGACCAAGGCCCTCGATACCCTGGCCAAGTCCCAGCAGTACAGCCAGAAGGCCGTGGATATCGCCATCCAGGCGGCGGCCTTCACCACTGCCCAGGCCCTGGCCGGAGACATCAAGACCCTGGTGCCGCCCATCATGGAACACAGCCGCGAACTGCAGATGAATCCCGAGCACATGGCCAGCCACCAGTGGTTCAAGTATCTCAAACTCACCCCCAAAACCGAGAAGATCTGGGAAGGCAACAAGCGCCTTGTCCCGGCTCCGGCCGCAAGCTAG
- a CDS encoding NapC/NirT family cytochrome c: protein MTPKNDASSGRSWRFALLPAVAGIVFTVGVALAMTTTDQAMFCGSCHSMAEAALTHKRSVHADLACNECHAPHNLVAKIPFKTKEGTRDILATVTSSIPDLIHPGEETKDVTQANCQRCHGSTTSTVVMQSKKFCTDCHRHVPHTPKIPVAKRSAADA, encoded by the coding sequence ATGACTCCAAAAAATGATGCATCCAGCGGTCGGAGCTGGCGTTTCGCCCTGCTTCCGGCCGTAGCGGGCATCGTGTTCACGGTTGGAGTGGCTTTGGCCATGACCACCACGGATCAGGCCATGTTCTGCGGCAGCTGCCATTCCATGGCCGAGGCGGCACTGACGCACAAGCGTTCGGTCCACGCCGACCTGGCCTGCAACGAGTGCCATGCCCCGCACAATTTGGTGGCCAAGATCCCGTTCAAGACCAAGGAAGGCACCAGGGACATCCTCGCCACTGTCACGAGCAGCATCCCCGACCTCATCCACCCGGGTGAGGAAACCAAGGACGTGACTCAGGCAAACTGTCAGCGCTGTCACGGTTCCACCACATCCACCGTGGTCATGCAGAGCAAGAAATTCTGCACCGACTGCCACCGTCACGTGCCCCACACTCCAAAAATCCCCGTAGCCAAAAGGAGCGCCGCCGATGCGTAA